The Ciona intestinalis chromosome 9, KH, whole genome shotgun sequence genome contains the following window.
gaagatgggacaccttttcattatatttttacatagagcgttgttagttgtttaaacacgatcaggatatttagatattatgtgctaaaggtgtcccaccttcctctctaccctactacatatgtgtgtatataaaacacccCCGGACGAAGTGTAACGACTTTGGTATCACCGGGGCAATTAAAGTACGGATGATAGCTCTATTTACTCGTTTGAAACAAATGTCTGAAACAAAAGTGAGCGAACAAAACGTTCAGTTTGACTCAATAGACACCAAGTATACCATGGTTCCTATGAAGTTGCCGTCCACGTCCATCTTGCCGCGATAGGTTGATTTATGAGGTGCGGGGTCTTTTTTACCCAAGATAATCGCCATCCAGTGCGCTCTGATTTCATCTTGGTGTAAACAGAATAGAATCATCAACACGATTCCCTGAATGAAATACATTTTGAATGGGAACTGTGGCTTAGCGGAGCTATAAGCAATGATGGTAAAAGTTCAACGGGTCAAATAGCAGTTCGGAAGTACGCGGTTGTGCGTATATGGAAGCacgtaatatataatatatgtgctatatatatatacattagggtggggggagatgggacacctttagcacgtatttcaaatattctaatcgtgttttaaacaattaacaacagtctatattGGAGTCGtataagaatacggttttatagttttttaaatgctgtttgtttactaccaaattaaacgagaaaacagaaaaaacaggcgtcccatcttcccccaccgtagcACATCGCTACTTTTCCTCTGCGTTATAGATACGTACCAATGCGGAGGATAGAAGAGTGAATACAATAACGGAGATAAGATGCGCTTTGGTATTTCCTTCGATTCTTATTGCTGGGATAACTGCTGTGCCAATTATCACTGCAAATAAATGTTGCATGGAATTTTGCAGAATGAAATAAACAGTTAAACTTACTTATGGCCGTCAGCATAGTTATAACTGATAACTTATAAAGATGGACTTTAATACGTTGTAAGCTTCCCAAGCGCTGAAATCGACCGTTGGGTTTCACCCAAACCATTCCGTAACTGACGTACATTAATATGACTACATCAACAACAAGCAAAAGTGAAGAAGGCAGTATGACGCCCATATTGAGGTAGTTTCCTTTCAAAAAACACCTACAAAATATCAAGATCAAAAAGAGTCAAAAACTAATGAATGACGATATACAATTCGCTGGAGTAAACCGTGTAAATCTCTTTGCGCGTGAATGAAACAACCAAACAAATAATTGCAATAGCGAATGTTATTCCGTATGCTGGTAATGCAGATTTAAGGAAGAATCTACTGATGTGACCACCCATTGGCTTCTTGAACATAACTAGAAGAATAAACCAATATGCTGTCAACCAGAACCATGCGCCTAGCATTCCTAAATGGCCCAAGAATgcacctgaaaaaaaaaactttataaacgtactatatgtttgtttgtttgttttattgtggGTATAGGCTACAGAATAGTTAAATAAATAGGAGCACGGGGGAAGataaaacaccttttcattctattttgtcgtgtaatttggtagtaaacaaaaaacatttaaagaattataaaaccgtatcgttacttctcccatagaccgttgttaattgttaaaacacgatcaggatatttgaaaattatatgtgctaaaagtgttccGTCTTCTTTCACTCTTACTATATTAATAATCATATTATTCgtaataaaacataagaaGAGATAACGTTGTCTCACCAGCAACACACATTGGATGTTCGACGATGGTTTCTAACGTCTCGAATTCGTAATGGTGTCTGTGATTGTTGCTGATCAAATACGACACGAAATACACGATGTAGCAAACGCATAGATTCACCATCACTATATGCGTTCGTTTCACTTGAAATTTTCTAAAAACGATTTCAACGACAGTACTTAAAATGTAGTAACGAAAACCGGAATCACAGCACTGGCTAATTACCAAATAATGTAAAGCAGCGACTGTTATGCAGTCATATTgcttttgatatatatataacaaaaagttaTGGTAGTTTAATATAGTAATGTGCTGAGATAGGATAATACCGTTATAGCACCCAAACCCTATactgtttgaaacaattaataacgctaATTGGAGTCGCGAAGCTATACGGTtgtatagttctgtaaatattctttgtatacCACTCGTAGGTTTAACGCTCTGAACTGATTACAGTTGTTAACCTACACACTTTTttaattgtgtgttttttctTAGTTTTAATCGTGTTCGTTGTATTTTGTTCACTTGATCCTTTTACT
Protein-coding sequences here:
- the LOC100176735 gene encoding adhesion G-protein coupled receptor G2-like, which gives rise to MNNTTEYRINVGTTVENHSNSSNGENIATVQNYSTMLIVTYIGASISIIGILLTLMAYIGYKKFQVKRTHIVMVNLCVCYIVYFVSYLISNNHRHHYEFETLETIVEHPMCVAGAFLGHLGMLGAWFWLTAYWFILLVMFKKPMGGHISRFFLKSALPAYGITFAIAIICLVVSFTRKEIYTVYSSELCFLKGNYLNMGVILPSSLLLVVDVVILMYVSYGMVWVKPNGRFQRLGSLQRIKVHLYKLSVITMLTAIMIIGTAVIPAIRIEGNTKAHLISVIVFTLLSSALGIVLMILFCLHQDEIRAHWMAIILGKKDPAPHKSTYRGKMDVDGNFIGTMKREESYYGNGDLVGGERQRSTYRMVAKDDTDMTTLGLIQIPGTPSNARTNLNGETSQAKANMTSVKTEKKRTGSSSSMLSVSKKQKDDQTTPLNEIKRKKKDRRSYSTSARPSNINTSANRQSAAFSDDPPSPVTTFV